ggaggctcagcctggagaaaaggaggctcaggggggaccttctggctctgcaaccccctgacaggaggggggagctggggtgggtcgggctctgctgccagggaacaagggacaggaggagagggaacagcctcaggctgtgccaggggaggctcaggtgggacaggaggaggaatttcctcctggaaagggtgggcaggccctggcaggggctgcccagggaggtttggagtgcccagccctggaggtgcccagggaaggcctggccatggccctcagtgctctgggctggggacaaggtgggcatcgggcacaggggggacccGCTGAttttggaggtgttttccaacctcagtTGTGATTCTGTTTTATGATTCACTTCTGAATCTCTCTTTTAGGACTGAATTTCGTCTGAGTTTCTTATTCCAGAAGCTGCTCACAGTCTCCTTGTCACCTGCTCTTGCTTTTTCCCTACCCATCCTCTCACTGCCACccttctctcctgttcttttgCACAGACAGCCTTTACCTGGAAATATGCCACTTTTCTGGAATTTACCTGTCCATCCCTATGGAGGGGATCTTGAAAGCTACAGAGGCCTTGAAAGTAGCTAAACAGCTTCCGTGTCAGCACTGGCACTAAAACCCTCTTagagttttaaaatttaaaaatttaagttttaaattttaatttaaaaatttaaatttaagttttaaaatttaaaaatgtgcagcCTCGTGCCCAAAATTTTGCTAAGCAGAGCAACATTTGACCAAAATGAGCACCAGTCCTCACCTAAACTTGTGCTACTTCAGTTTCAAGCATTCAGAACATCTGTTTCATTTATCACAGCATAATTCCATTTGGAATTCTGGCTCTGGCCAGTTCTGAATGAGTTTTTTGAGTCTTCCTGGAAATACCAGTATTTAAAAAAGCTCAGTCTAAACCTTCGTATCAAGTTCCTAAAAGTCTTTCCACTGCTGTTTTCATAGAGGCATAAAAATTTGTAATTCTTGCAGTGGGTAGTGGGGAACTTAAATAACTAACTAAATAATTTAAGTAATCTCAGAAACTTTACACAACTTCCCGAAGATactgagaggaggaaaaaaataaaaagcaaaacaagggcAAGATGACAGAAAGGAGACACTGCAGTCACACTCCAAGGAATACTTAAGCTCTAATTAAAAGTAATGTTAAAAATGCATTAGTCATTAGCAAACAAGGTCACAGGCCCTGCTGCCCAAAGCATGTTCAGTAAAAATCAGCAACAGGGacctctgcagagcccttgATGTGGCCATTGCTGACGACTCTTATTTCTCTGTTCCAGGCATTTTATCTGAGTCCAGTCCCCCCACCGAGGTGGGATCCTCAGAGGGGTTCAACAAATGCCTTTTGCACTAATTTTAAACAGTGTTTTTCACCAAAAATTTATTCCATCAAAGCCCTTTGCATTGAACTGCTGAAAGGGAAGGTTCAAAGCCCTCAGTTCTGTGGGTCACTCGCACCTTTGGCTGGATGAGCCCTGAGTTTCAAGCAGTATAAACTAAAAGAAGTAGGTTAAGAGATGAAGCAAAAGATAAGCCAAGATAAATGTGATACACAACAAGCTCTGAAAGCAGGAGAAAGCTCAGCCAAACATGATAAATCCTGAGTGTATCTTCATAGACCAATTTAGGCATTTTTTTGGTCATGATGTTTTTTGGTCCGTGAGTTTTTTTCATGCTCCCATGGAGTAAAACCTTCCATGAAAGTTTTCACACCTGTTTTTGGAGGGACAGAGATCTTACAGCAACTTTtctatttccaaaataaataatcCAGTACTCTTAATATCCCTACTCCTCTGGATGGGAAGCCTTTACTGTGACTCATTGGCCACCATGTGCCATTCAGGTATAACAAATATGTATATAGCCAAACTTCCTTCTACAGAAAATCTTTATAAATGTTATACTTAAACATTGGGACCCATAATTAGCACTTTTGCCTTCTCTAGGAAAAAGAACTATTTTCTCCACTTATCACCATCCCACTGATCTTCACAGTTCCTTTGTCTACTTTGCACTACACTCACTAATTTGCTTTTAATCAATTACTAATCAGATCAGAGGGGAAATTTGTAGTTCGATTTTGGAGCTCAATGAAAATGCTGGTTTAATATCTCTTTGCAGGTAAAAGACTATGTTTGCTGTTTTAAAGTGCTAAGTTTAATAACAAAACTTTTAGTGCAGTTCCTTTCATAAATCTGCCATGGGAGAGTGGAGCGTTCACCTAATGCCAGTTAagcctttatttaaaaatcaggttAGATGAATAAATGCTGGGATCTGTGAAATGATTCAAATCCCAGCTGTTTGTGTGAAGTGATGAGTGAGATgagcagctgggcagagcctttccagccttcccagccctcccagccctcccagccagcTGGGCACCCAGGTCAGCACAAGTTAGAACTTTACAAGCTCTTTCTGGGAACGTGCCAGGAAGAAAATGGACCTGGCTCCTGCCAAACTAATGAGCTGCAGTTTGGCTTTTGCTCAGACCACCTGAGTCCTCCAGGGACCTTAATTACACAGGGACCTTAATTACACAGGGACCTTGATTACACAGGGACCTTAATTACACAGGGAGAGCTTCAGGAGCAGTTACAGAGATTTCAGTTCACAGGGGCAGAACTCCTGTTTTTATATCAACTGGGTGTTTTGCACAAACCCAGGGCAGCTGGGGCTGACCATCCCCTGCAGTGCTGAAGGGAAAGGTGGAGCAGTGGCTTAGTGAACAGTTCATAGTTACTGAGTGActtctcccagccctgtgttCAGCCCATGCAATGCAAACCCACGAGCTGCTGCAGAGTTCCAAAGCAGAAGTTTGTTTGCAGCCAAGCTCTTTTCTTGGGCCCTGAAAATGCATCCCTATCTTTTCCTTATTCTGTATGTCCAGACCTAAAGCCTGCTGCCCTACTTTGTGTGTTTGCTGCAATAATCCTTCTGTCTCCAGCCTCACAGCCCTATCAGGAGGAGCCAGAGGGTCTGAATGCTGAATCTTCAGTGAGTTACTCTTTCCACTCCTCCCAGCAAAAGCCAGGATGGCTTTGGATAAGTATAACCAGACAAGTAACACTAATTTAATCAGTTCCTAATGGATATCGTGTCGTGACATCATTAAAAACTGGAAACTGGATGTAAAATGCAATCAAATCATAATTCCAGTAATTTAACTCTGACTTTCCAAAAGTTGTTTTGCAAGGCACTCAACTGTGGCCATGAATTTTCAAATGTCACTGAGACAGTCTTTCCTTTTTGGGTTTAGCTTTGCCCTCACCTTTGTGAAGAATGTTTTGGTAGTTTATCagaggaggcagtcagtgtttttgtggcagcagctcacaAGAAGCCCTGAAAACGCTGACTGCACACGCTTTTCTGCATCCCTGCACATCTCCCCTGACATGGCTGGGTGCAAAGAGAGGGGGGACTTGCTCCAGGGAACAACTGCAAATCCCTGGGGGACAGCTCTGATCAAACCAACCATTGGAATATTTGCTCCTTCCCTCCTTGTCTTCCCAAATCACATCTTACTTAAAGTTTGGCAGATCTGGACAAACTGGTGATTTTTTAGCTATTTGGCCCAAACACAACTGTGGCTGAGAGAAAACACTGTGGGAAAGCATCTCTGAGCTTGGAAGACCTTGGGGACACTGGCAATGCTATGGGAAAGCTCAGTCACTTGAGATTTCCAGATATAAGTTCAGATACACTTTAGAACACTGACAGGGCAGCAGAGAAAGAGGTGGGACAGACTCAGAATGAACAGACTCAGTCTGGATCAAAGGGAACAACCTAGAAGTTCGTTAAAAGCATGGGGAAAGAGAACTGATGTTTGAACTGAGCATTAGAGACAGGCAAATATTTGGGTCAAGTTAAACAAACTTTAGCTAAAGGTGGGAAAAGAGGCCCAGGTTTGGTGTAGAAAGAATCAAGGTTGAAGTTTCACtgagacagagaggaaaaaacccaacactttTTCCTCAAATGACTCCTTCCTTGAAGCAGCTGCTTTACAGCTGAGAGTATCTAGGGCAACCTGGATgggtatatttaaaaaatgctacCCAAGGTCATGAGCATGGGAAGAACCTGAATAACTGACTACAGGCTCTGAGCATGTGGTGACAGGACACGGGGGGACGGTGTCAGACTGGcacagaggaggtttaggtgggatattgggaaaaaatccttccctgggagagtGGGGggggcctggcacaggttgcccagagaagctgtggctgccccatccctggaagtgtccaaggccatgttggacagggcttggagcaacctgggctggtgggaggtgtcccctGTGCAGCCCTCCCGAggtttccctgctcccagggggaGCTGCCCTCGGGCACCGCTCAGTGGCAGGAGTTTGTGCCCTGGTGCTTGTTGGGAGACATGAACTGTGAGATGATCTCCTGCTAAAGCTGGATTAAGAGAGGCTTTGGGGTCTGGTGGGACATGTGGAGCACGACTCTGGATTCCCCAGACATGCCAGTcttaatacttttatttttccctctacGCTTTTCTAAAAATTCCTGGCTCAAATACCAGTTATATATCCTGCATTTGGGGGCATTCCAGAGCCATTTCAATTTACTTCTGATATTGGGAGCAGTGCTATTGTAATGAAAAGAGCCAAAATCAAGCTACTGAAGAGTTTCAAACACAGAGTATCACAACAaagatggtcctgtgcagggccaggagttggactcgatgatccttgtgagtcccttccaactcagcacattctgtgattctggaattctgtgaaaATACTTCCAGGAAAGGGCTGTCAATCACGGATGCATAAAATGGGGATTTAACTCTTTTGTAGCAGCTTTATAGCTGATCAGTAAAACGagagaaaaatcagttttcctAAGGAGCTGGCACAGGATATGTAGCTGCTCAAAGGGCTTAttgtagaaaatatatttaccagagagaaaatgaagtCTGGAAGAGAACCAGCTCTGGGCTGAATGGATTTGAAAAGGCTCTTTCACTGCCTGTGTAAGTTTAGTCCATAAATCAAAATTATTAGggcttaatttttaaaattttatttcttaactgGGAGGAGGACCCGCTGCTAAAAAAGAAGCCCCCATCAATTTAACGGGCTGGTTTGCTGAAAGCAAGCAATTAGAGCCCGAGCAAACTGCAGCGTGGGGCACTGCAGGCAGCACCCAGCCAGTCTGCCCGGGAACCCTCtgccctcccacacacacagacacacggACTGCACTGAAAAGCCACCCAGCTTTACCTTTCTGGAGCTTGGAGGCATTGTCCTGGATCCAGCTGAAAAGATTGGCAAAGTCACAGTCACACACCCAGGGGTTGCCCTCCAGGCGAATAGTCCGCAGGGAGGGCAGCGCTTCCAGGGCTGCCACGTTTAGGCTCTGTAGGTTATTGTCATTCAGTTCTAACACTTGGAGCTGTTCCAGGTTCTCAAAAGCAGCCTCGTCCACGTCCACCAGGTTATTGTTCCCCAGGCTCAGCTTTATCAGTTTCTCTGCTGATTTGAATGTCCCAGCATAAAGCTGCGTTAAATTGTTGTAGCTTAAGTCTAAATACACCAGTTTGGTAGAGCTGCTAAAAGTGCCCTCTTCTAAAGAGGTGAGGGAGTTATTCCTGAAGTCCAAATAGACCAGATCTccataaaatataaagaaatcaGCTGGTATTGCCTGGATGTTGTTATCAGCTATGAGAAGTTTCCGTACATCCAATGGAAAGGGATTAGGAACACTTGGGAGTCCTTGATCCCGGCAGTCTATGGTGTGGTAGTCCATACAGCTacaggcagcagggcagagatGACCCCCGGGGAGGAAAAGCAGGCAGGCAAAGGCAGCAAAAGGCAGGAGGCAGGAAGGGAAGCATGGCAACATCGTCAAGGCTCTGAGCGCGGGGCTGAGCACCACTTCTAGGAGAAAGACATTTTGCTCAGCTGAGCAGGAGTGCCTGgtacttgtgtgtgtgtgtgattgtaTCCAGGAGATCACATATCATCACAGATCCGATAGCAGCaggctgggagggggagggagagtggctggaggagagagggagggagggaggcaaaTGTGAGGATTTACACTGTCAGAGTGTTGTGATGCTGTGCAGGGTGAGGAGAGCGATGATTGGGCACACGGAGGAGCTTTCAAAGGACTCCCTTGCTTTTGTGAGCTAAAAAAAGCCCAGAGCCTGTTTGCACATTTGCTGTATATTCCAGC
Above is a window of Pseudopipra pipra isolate bDixPip1 chromosome 22, bDixPip1.hap1, whole genome shotgun sequence DNA encoding:
- the LRRC38 gene encoding leucine-rich repeat-containing protein 38, whose protein sequence is MLPCFPSCLLPFAAFACLLFLPGGHLCPAACSCMDYHTIDCRDQGLPSVPNPFPLDVRKLLIADNNIQAIPADFFIFYGDLVYLDFRNNSLTSLEEGTFSSSTKLVYLDLSYNNLTQLYAGTFKSAEKLIKLSLGNNNLVDVDEAAFENLEQLQVLELNDNNLQSLNVAALEALPSLRTIRLEGNPWVCDCDFANLFSWIQDNASKLQKGLHEIQCSLPVENRRIFLNELSEVSFSECKFSLSLTDLFIIIFSGVAVSIAAILSSFFLATLVHCFQRCAPSKDDDDDEDDSED